A window from Musa acuminata AAA Group cultivar baxijiao chromosome BXJ3-10, Cavendish_Baxijiao_AAA, whole genome shotgun sequence encodes these proteins:
- the LOC135651584 gene encoding probable ubiquitin conjugation factor E4 gives MATKKPQRSAAEIEDIILRKIFLVSFAEPAKNEPKVVYLELTAAEILSEGRPLVLSRDTMERVLIDRLSGDFPSVDPPFPYLVGCYRRACEESKKVASMKDPSVRSEIESAIKQARRLIASYCRIHVGNPEMFMPTGQAGASATSELLSMIFSEVSTPMDGFAGNSLGGGLSCPPGFIEEFFRDGDEESLEPVLNDLFEKLRQSVAKVSALGNFQQPLRALLLLVSFPKCAKALVNHPRWIPKETYLLIGEGRMIEIASILGAFLHVSALPDHKEFKSIPDVGQQCFSESSNRRPADLLSSFTTIKTVMNILYDGMGEVSLTLLKNVDTRERVLEYLAEVIKRNSSRSGMQVDPFSCASSGMFVNLSSVMLRLCEPFLDGTATKREKIDPKYLFYNSRLDFRQLTSMHASSEEVTAWIENENHGKTDKVLESQEATSSGSNSGTSILQVKPLKSCTKKEKYSFICECFFMTARVLNLGLMKAISDFKHLAQELARCEEDLSSFKAMREQGASPQLEADIKRLEKVIEILSQDRLCYEAQILRDGALLQRALSFYRLVIIWLVDLVGGFKMPLPSTCPMEFACIPEHFVDDAMDLLILTSRIPKALEGFVLDDFLNFIIMFMASPTYIKNPYLRAKMVEVLNCWMQQRSSSSGFSASASLFEGHQLSLDYLVRNLLKLYVDIEFTGSHTQFFDKFTIRHNIAELLEYLWDVPSHRNAWRQIAREEEKGVYLNFLNFLINDSIYLLDESLNKILELKEIEAEMANSAEWERRPAQEREERMRLFHSRENIVRFDMRLANEDVGMLAFTSEQIPAPFLLPEMVERVASMLNYFLLQLAGPQRRSLSVKDPEKYEFKPKQLLKQIAKIYVHIARGDKDNIFPAAISKDGRSYNEKLFASAADILWKIGEDGRVIEEFIRLGLKAKAAASEAMDAENNLGEIPEEFMDPIQYELMKDPVILPSSRVTVDRVVIQRHLLSDNTDPFNRSHLTQDMLIPDTELKQRIDEFIRSRRGGHDAVKPSNDVTDMVE, from the exons ATGGCGACCAAGAAGCCCCAGCGATCCGCGGCGGAGATCGAGGACATCATCCTCCGCAAGATCTTCCTCGTCTCCTTCGCTGAACCTGCTAAGAACGAGCCTAAAGTCGTCTACCTGGAGCTTACGGCGGCCGAGATCCTTAGCGAGGGCAGACCCCTCGTTTTGTCTCGCGATACGATGGAGAGGGTCCTTATCGATCGGCTTTCCGGTGACTTCCCCTCTGTCGACCCCCCCTTCCCCTACCTGGTCGGGTGTTACCGCCGTGCATGCGAGGAATCCAAGAAGGTCGCCTCGATGAAGGACCCCTCTGTCCGATCGGAGATCGAGTCCGCCATCAAGCAAGCTCGGAGATTGATCGCCTCTTATTGTAGGATCCACGTGGGGAATCCCGAGATGTTTATGCCCACGGGACAGGCTGGTGCTTCGGCTACGTCGGAACTGTTGTCGATGATCTTCTCGGAAGTTTCGACGCCGATGGATGGGTTCGCAGGCAATAGCTTGGGTGGCGGATTAAGTTGCCCGCCTGGTTTTATCGAGGAGTTCTTTAGGGATGGTGATGAGGAGAGCTTGGAGCCTGTTCTGAACGATTTGTTTGAGAAATTAAGGCAGAGTGTGGCCAAAGTATCGGCATTAGGCAACTTTCAGCAGCCATTGAGAGCGCTGCTGCTGCTGGTTAGCTTTCCTAAATGCGCAAAGGCTTTGGTGAATCACCCCAGGTGGATCCCGAAAGAGACTTACCTGTTGATCGGGGAGGGTAGGATGATTGAGATTGCAAGTATTttgggtgcttttcttcatgttaGTGCATTGCCAGATCATAAGGAGTTTAAGAGCATACCTGATGTTGG ACAGCAATGCTTTTCAGAATCATCAAATCGGCGCCCCGCTGATCTGTTGTCTTCTTTTACAACAATCAAAACAGTAATGAACATTTTGTATGATGGTATGGGAGAGGTTTCCCTTACCTTACTTAAAAATGTGGATACACGAGAAAGGGTTCTAGAGTATCTTGCTGAGGTGATCAAGAGAAACTCATCAAGATCTGGCATGCAG GTTGATCCATTTTCTTGTGCAAGCTCTGGCATGTTTGTGAACCTTAGTTCAGTAATGCTTCGCCTTTGTGAACCTTTTTTGGATGGAACAGcaacaaagagagagaaaattgatccaaaatatttattttataatagtCGATTGGACTTCAG ACAATTGACGTCTATGCATGCATCATCTGAAGAAGTCACAGCATGGATAGAGAATGAAAATCATGGGAAGACTGACAAAGTTTTGGAGTCTCAAGAAGCCACAAGCTCTGGTTCTAATAGTGGGACTTCCATCCTTCAGGTTAAACCATTAAAAAGTTGtacaaaaaaggagaagtattcATTTATTTGTGAGTGCTTCTTTATGACTGCAAGAGTACTTAACCTTGGGCTCATGAAAGCAATATCTGACTTCAAACATCTTGCTCAG GAGTTGGCAAGATGTGAAGAAGATTTGTCTTCATTTAAAGCCATGAGGGAACAAGGAGCTTCTCCACAACTTGAGGCTGATATAAAACGTTTGGAGAAAGTAATTGAGATATTATCACAGGACAGGCTTTGCTATGAAGCTCAGATTCTACGA GATGGTGCACTACTTCAACGTGCATTATCTTTCTACAGACTAGTTATTATCTGGTTGGTGGATCTTGTTGGTGGATTTAAAATGCCTTTGCCATCAACTTGCCCTATGGAATTTGCATGCATTCCAGAGCATTTTGTGGATGATGCCATGGACTTGCTTATTTTAACTTCTCGAATCCCAAAGGCTTTGGAAGGGTTTGTGTTG GATGATTTCTTGAACTTCATTATAATGTTCATGGCGAGTCCTACTTACATCAAAAACCCTTATTTGAGAGCAAAAATGGTTGAAGTTCTGAATTGTTGGATGCAACAAAGAAG TTCTTCCAGTGGATTTTCTGCTAGTGCTTCTCTCTTTGAGGGTCACCAATTATCTCTTGACTATCTAGTCAGAAATCTTCTGAAACTTTATGTGGATATTGAATTCACTGGTTCACATACACAG TTTTTTGATAAATTCACAATTCGCCACAATATTGCTGAACTTCTAGAGTATCTCTGGGATGTTCCTAGCCATCGCAATGCATGGAGACAG ATTGctagggaagaggagaagggagtgTATTTGAactttttgaatttccttatcaATGATAGCATCTATCTTCTTGATGAGAGTTTAAATAAAATTCTTGAACTCAAAGAAATAGAAGCAGAAATGGCGAATTCTGCAGAATGGGAGCGGAGACCAGCACAGGAGAGGGAAGAGAGGATGCGGCTATTTCATTCACGAGAAAAT ATTGTTCGTTTTGATATGAGGTTGGCAAATGAAGATGTTGGGATGCTTGCGTTCACATCTGAACAGATACCTGCACCATTCCTGCTTCCAGAAATG GTTGAAAGGGTGGCTAGCATGCTAAATTACTTTCTCTTGCAACTTGCTGGCCCTCAACGGAGATCTCTTAGTGTAAAAGATCCAGAAAAGTATGAATTTAAACCGAAACAATTGCTAAAGCAA ATCGCCAAGATTTATGTTCATATTGCAAGAGGTGACAAAGACAATATATTCCCTGCTGCAATCTCAAAGGATGGACGATCATATAATGAGAAG CTGTTTGCTTCTGCGGCTGATATTTTGTGGAAAATTGGTGAAGATGGAAGGGTAATTGAGGAATTCATTCGACTTGGTCTTAAAGCCAAAGCAGCAGCTTCTGAAGCAATGGATGCGGAGAATAATCTTGGGGAAATACCAGAGGAATTTATGGACCCTATTCAG TACGAATTGATGAAAGATCCAGTGATTCTACCTTCATCAAGGGTAACAGTGGATCGGGTTGTTATCCAAAGACACCTACTAAGTGACAAT ACGGACCCATTCAATCGTTCACATCTCACTCAAGACATGTTGATACCCGACACAGAGCTGAAACAAAGAATTGATGAGTTCATCAGATCCCGCCGCGGAGGGCATGATGCTGTCAAGCCATCTAATGACGTTACGGATATGGTTGAGTAA
- the LOC135650958 gene encoding uncharacterized protein LOC135650958 has translation MMWKFASKAITGKLCTSTKKSSSQNPDCSDDEVSSCTSKEDGLECPICWESFNIVENVPYVLWCGHTLCKNCVLGLQSAVVKLPTVPVRLPLFISCPWCNILSFRLVYKGNLRFPHKNYFLLWMVERLNGDSQRSQSTICQNLWSSSGSQLLQNHGYDHHNQVSSHVLAEQSNSSQTGLGHLVGVYFNTERIHATFRKSLAFIIEQTAKIPLVIIFLLIVLYAIPASAAILVLYILITILFAVPSVLVLYFAYPSLDWLVREILT, from the coding sequence ATGATGTGGAAATTTGCATCGAAAGCAATTACCGGAAAATTATGCACAAGTACCAAAAAATCAAGCTCTCAAAATCCTGATTGCTCTGATGATGAGGTTTCTTCATGCACTAGCAAGGAAGACGGTTTGGAGTGCCCGATTTGCTGGGAATCCTTTAACATTGTTGAGAATGTGCCTTATGTCTTGTGGTGTGGCCACACCCTATGCAAGAATTGTGTCCTGGGGCTTCAGTCGGCAGTAGTTAAACTTCCAACTGTCCCCGTCCGGCTACCTCTGTTCATCTCATGCCCATGGTGCAACATCTTATCCTTCCGTCTGGTTTACAAGGGCAACCTCAGATTTCCTCACAAAAACTACTTCCTGCTTTGGATGGTTGAGAGATTGAATGGTGATAGTCAGAGATCTCAGTCCACAATCTGCCAGAATCTGTGGTCTTCAAGCGGCAGCCAACTCTTACAAAATCATGGTTACGATCATCACAACCAAGTATCTTCCCATGTGCTTGCAGAGCAATCAAACTCAAGCCAAACAGGTCTTGGCCACCTTGTTGGCGTTTATTTCAACACAGAGAGGATACATGCTACATTTCGGAAGTCTCTGGCATTCATTATTGAACAGACTGCTAAGATACCACTTGTAATAATCTTCCTCCTCATAGTTCTTTATGCCATTCCTGCCAGTGCTGCCATCTTGGTGCTGTATATCCTGATCACAATCCTGTTTGCTGTGCCATCCGTTTTGGTTCTGTATTTTGCGTACCCTAGCTTGGATTGGCTTGTCAGGGAAATCCTCACATGA